A genomic segment from Malus domestica chromosome 05, GDT2T_hap1 encodes:
- the LOC103435242 gene encoding exocyst complex component EXO84C: MESSEEDDDFPSIESITPQSKVDSLYQSRSEKGIRKLCCELLDLKDAVENLCGNMRTKYLAFLRISEEAVEMEHELVELRKHISTQGILVQDLMTGVCHQLEQWNRSTSEVEPNPDICELQDPLPIETDNHKIFLEKIDVLLAEHKVEEALEALDAEERNSPELKSSGDTSTTDGSSYRSDFLKRKALLEDQLVEIIGQPFISFVELKKALSGLIKLGKGPLAHQLLLKFYGSHIEKSTEALFPSSSVCPKTYPATLSKLVFSTISLATTKSGLIFGDDRVYTNRVVQWAEWEIEYFVRLVKENAPSSDTVSALRAASICVQASLNYSLMLERQGLKLSKLILVLLRPFIEEVLELNFRRARKVVLDLVEADECMSFSPHFAPPLSAFTTSSHSLIADSGIRFMCIVEDILEQLTPLIILHFGGNILSRIGQLFDKYMDALIKALPGPSDDDSLTELKEFVSFRAETDSEQLALLGVAFTILDELLPNAVMTLWKQQTESGEPKSGLAENVTPIPSTSAELKDWKRRLQHSFDKLRDHFCRQYVLSFIYSREGQTRLDAQIYLNGNGDDLYWDSAPLPSLPFQALFAKLQQLATVAGDVLLGKERIQKILLARITETVVMWLSDEQEFWAVFEDDTGPLQPLGLQQLILDMHFTVEIARFAGYPSRHVHQIASAIIARAIRAFSARGIEVQSAHSEDEWFVETAKSAINKLLLGAEGSETSEIDEDNIALHDVLDSDDSVSSLSSIDSSESFASASMGELDSPKHFDDSGG, translated from the exons ATGGAGAGCAGCGAAGAAGACGACGACTTTCCATCGATCGAGAGCATCACTCCCCAGTCCAAAGTCGACTCTCTTTACCAATCCCGCTCTGAAaag GGAATTAGAAAGCTATGCTGCGAGCTGTTAGATTTAAAGGATGCAGTGGAGAACTTATGTGGGAATATGAGAACAAAGTATTTGGCTTTTTTGAG GATATCTGAGGAGGCTGTAGAAATGGAGCACGAGTTGGTTGAGCTCCGAAAGCATATTTCAACTCAAGGGATTCTTGTGCAGGATTTGATGACTGGTGTATGCCATCAATTGGAACAGTGGAATCGGTCTACAAGTGAAGTCGAGCCAAACCCTGATATTTGTGAACTTCAAGATCCATTGCCAATTGAAACAGACAATCACAAgatttttttggagaaaattgatgTTCTCTTAGCTGAACATAAAGTAGAAGAAGCATTAGAGGCTCTAGATGCTGAAGAGAGAAACTCTCCAGAGCTGAAAAGCTCGGGAGATACTTCAACAACTGATGGATCCTCATACAGATCCGATTTCTTGAAAAGAAAAGCACTGCTCGAGGATCAGCTGGTTGAGATTATTGGACAACCTTTTATTAGTTTTGTTGAGTTGAAGAAGGCCTTAAGTGGGCTAATAAAGCTTGGAAAAGGCCCTTTGGCACACCAGTTACTGCTCAAATTTTATGGGTCCCATATTGAGAAGAGCACCGAAgctctttttccttcttcttctgtctGTCCAAAGACATATCCAGCAACATTGTCTAAGCTTGTATTTTCTACAATCTCACTGGCAACGACGAAGTCTGGTTTAATATTTGGTGATGATCGTGTTTATACCAATAGAGTAGTCCAATGGGCAGAGTGGGAAATTGAATACTTTGTACGGTTGGTGAAAGAGAATGCACCATCTTCTGACACGGTGTCTGCTTTACGTGCAGCTAGCATTTGTGTTCAGGCTAGTCTCAACTACTCTTTGATGCTGGAACGACAAGGGCTGAAACTGTCAAAATTGATTCTAGTGTTGTTGCGGCCTTTTATTGAAGAAGTTTTAGAGTTGAACTTTAGACGGGCAAGAAAAGTTGTCCTTGACTTGGTAGAAGCTGATGAGTGCATGTCATTTTCACCTCACTTTGCACCTCCTCTGTCTGCATTCACAACATCATCACATAGTTTGATTGCTGATAGTGGGATAAGATTTATGTGCATTGTTGAA GATATATTGGAACAGTTGACCCCTTTGATCATTTTGCATTTTGGTGGAAACATACTGAGTAGGATCGGACAACTTTTTGATAAATACATGGATGCTTTAATTAAAGCCCTACCAGGTCCATCTGATGATGACAGTCTTACTGAGCTCAAGGAGTTTGTATCTTTTAGAGCTGAAACAGATTCAGAACAGCTTGCCCTTTTGGGAGTTGCATTTACCATCTTGGATGAACTACTGCCGAATGCTGTAATGACCCTCTGGAAGCAGCAGACTGAAAGTGGGGAACCAAAAAGTGGACTTGCTGAAAATGTCACACCTATTCCAAGTACTTCTGCAGAGTTAAAGGATTGGAAGCGTCGTCTTCAGCATTCATTTGACAAGCTAAGAGACCATTTCTGTCGGCAATATGTCTTGAGCTTCATTTATTCAAGAGAAGGACAGACACGACTGGATGCCCAAATATATTTAAATGGGAATGGTGATGATTTGTATTGGGACTCAGCCCCTTTGCCTTCGCTTCCATTTCAG GCATTATTTGCAAAGCTGCAGCAATTAGCAACCGTGGCTGGAGATGTGTTACTTGGAAAAGAGAGAATTCAGAAAATTTTGCTTGCTAGGATAACCGAGACAGTTGTAATGTGGTTGTCCGATGAACAAGAGTTTTGGGCTgtgtttgaggatgatacagGTCCTCTTCAGCCACTTGGGTTGCAGCAG TTAATTCTTGATATGCACTTCACTGTTGAAATTGCACGTTTTGCGGGTTACCCATCAAGGCATGTGCACCAGATTGCATCAGCTATAATTGCTCGTGCTATCAGGGCTTTTTCTGCTAGAGGCATAGAAGTACAAAG TGCACACTCCGAGGATGAGTGGTTTGTTGAAACTGCAAAGTCAGCGATAAATAAACTACTTTTGGGAGCAGAAGGGTCAGAGACATCCGAGATTGATGAAGATAACATCGCTCTTCATGATGTATTGGATTCAGATGATTCTGTCTCTTCCCTTTCAAGTATAGATTCTTCGGAGTCTTTTGCCTCTGCAAGTATGGGTGAACTTGACAGTCCAAAGCATTTCGACGATTCAGGGGGTTGA